In one Spirosoma rigui genomic region, the following are encoded:
- a CDS encoding SusC/RagA family TonB-linked outer membrane protein, which translates to MQTRFTRKASSQMWPDASTPGWVHKSRFFASWIVLLFCTVSAYAQSKVSGRVVDDQQQGLPGVSVVVKGTTTGSVTDGNGNYSLSAPDKNGSLVFSYIGFTTQEVPINNQSTINITLATDMKSLNEVVVVGYGTQRKETVTGSVVAVKGTDLVKSPTTNLSNSLAGRLPGVTAVNRSGEPGADGSTIRIRGTNTLGNNSALVVVDGIPDRAGGLDRINPADIETISVLKDASAAIYGSRAANGVILITTKRGKTGKPQLSYTFNQGFAQPTVTPKLANAAQYATMLNDLSVYELPVSEWSAATKGYQTAGTYTRPDGTVRTAPYSPADITKYNDGSDPWGHPNTDWYASTLKPWSPQSRHNLQLTGGTEDFKYLASLGYQNQDAFYRNSATGYKQYDMRVNLDANISKNLHLTMGVLGREEYRFYPTRGAGAIFRMQMRGKPNQPAFWPDGRPGPDIENGENPVVITTNATGYDRDKRDYIQTNGQLDFKVPGVDGLKFSATAAIDKLNQNGKRWETPWTLYERGTGVDANGVPNLIASVRGPAEPRLTLSNNTQLNILLGGIATYERKFGDHGFTFLAGVNRETISGDNFNAFRRYFISPSIDQLFAGGDLSKDNGGGAFNRARLNYFGRIAYNYKDKYLLEFLGRYDGSDIFPKETRYGFFPGVMGGWVISEENFWKNSVPVVNYFKLRASWGQLGNDQIYLPGTNPPVLATYQYLATYGFNTYIINDAQQKTLSESRIPNTGITWEVANNADIGLEGQLFNGKISFEFDYFNNLRTSILYPRNASVPRTTGLILPPENIGRVRNSGFDGQIGYNGQSGALRYSVNINGGYAQNKILFWDEAPGAPAWQRTTGKPINAYIAYQYDGVFKDQADIDANKLDYSAIVKTIRPGDMKYKDYNGDGKITPDDQVRNNRTNLPLFQGGINMTASYKNFDLTILFQGSAGAQQYISLGESGNIGNYLAEFYTDRWTVDNPSSVHPRIANRSDQYFSGGNTYWLRSADYLRLKNFEIGYTIPETFGKKIGISSLRIYANGLNLLNVFNKLGSFDPEADNATGQYYPQSRIINTGLSLRF; encoded by the coding sequence ATGCAAACAAGGTTTACCCGGAAAGCTTCGAGCCAGATGTGGCCGGACGCTTCGACGCCTGGCTGGGTTCACAAAAGCCGCTTTTTTGCGTCATGGATCGTGCTGCTTTTTTGTACGGTGAGTGCCTACGCCCAATCGAAAGTTTCGGGTCGTGTCGTTGACGACCAGCAACAGGGATTACCCGGTGTGAGCGTCGTCGTGAAAGGAACCACAACGGGATCGGTTACCGATGGGAATGGTAACTACTCACTCAGTGCCCCCGACAAGAATGGATCACTGGTCTTTTCTTACATTGGCTTCACCACACAAGAGGTGCCGATCAACAACCAGTCGACGATCAACATCACACTGGCTACCGACATGAAATCGCTCAACGAGGTGGTGGTCGTGGGGTATGGTACGCAGCGGAAAGAAACCGTAACGGGCTCGGTTGTGGCCGTGAAAGGTACGGATCTGGTGAAGTCGCCAACGACCAACCTGTCCAACTCCCTCGCCGGTCGCCTGCCGGGTGTTACGGCGGTGAACCGTAGTGGTGAGCCAGGAGCCGACGGATCGACGATCCGGATTCGGGGTACAAACACGTTGGGTAATAACAGCGCTCTGGTAGTAGTAGACGGTATTCCTGACCGCGCCGGTGGTCTGGACCGGATCAACCCGGCCGATATCGAAACGATCTCGGTTCTGAAAGATGCGTCGGCGGCCATTTATGGTTCGCGGGCGGCCAACGGGGTTATCCTCATTACAACCAAGCGGGGCAAAACGGGTAAACCCCAGTTGTCGTATACCTTCAACCAGGGCTTCGCGCAACCAACCGTTACGCCTAAACTGGCCAACGCAGCACAGTATGCCACGATGCTCAACGACCTGAGCGTGTATGAACTGCCCGTTTCAGAATGGTCGGCAGCGACAAAAGGCTACCAGACGGCGGGTACCTACACCCGTCCTGATGGTACCGTTCGGACAGCGCCTTATTCGCCGGCCGATATCACCAAGTACAACGATGGTTCGGATCCCTGGGGTCACCCCAACACCGACTGGTATGCATCGACGCTGAAGCCCTGGTCGCCCCAGTCGCGCCACAACCTGCAGCTGACGGGTGGTACGGAAGATTTCAAATACCTGGCGTCGCTGGGTTACCAGAATCAGGATGCCTTTTACCGGAACTCGGCAACGGGCTACAAACAGTACGACATGCGGGTTAACCTCGACGCGAACATCAGCAAAAACCTTCACCTGACGATGGGGGTACTGGGTCGTGAAGAGTACCGCTTTTACCCAACCCGGGGTGCGGGCGCTATTTTCCGGATGCAGATGCGGGGTAAGCCCAACCAGCCAGCCTTCTGGCCTGATGGCCGGCCCGGTCCGGACATCGAAAACGGGGAGAACCCGGTTGTTATCACGACCAACGCAACGGGGTATGACCGCGACAAGCGCGATTACATCCAGACCAATGGTCAGCTGGATTTTAAAGTACCGGGTGTCGACGGGCTGAAGTTCTCGGCAACGGCAGCTATCGATAAACTGAACCAGAACGGCAAACGCTGGGAAACGCCCTGGACGCTGTATGAGCGGGGAACGGGTGTTGACGCCAACGGTGTGCCAAACCTGATTGCCAGCGTACGCGGTCCGGCCGAACCTCGGCTGACGCTCAGTAATAATACGCAGCTGAACATCCTGTTAGGTGGTATCGCTACGTATGAACGCAAATTTGGTGACCACGGCTTCACGTTCCTGGCCGGTGTTAACCGCGAGACGATTTCGGGCGACAATTTCAATGCCTTCCGCCGGTACTTCATCTCGCCGTCTATCGACCAGCTGTTTGCCGGTGGTGACCTGAGCAAAGACAATGGCGGTGGTGCGTTTAACCGCGCTCGTTTGAACTACTTCGGTCGGATTGCCTATAACTACAAAGACAAGTACCTGCTCGAGTTCCTGGGCCGGTACGACGGTTCGGACATTTTCCCCAAAGAGACCCGCTACGGTTTCTTCCCCGGTGTAATGGGCGGCTGGGTGATTTCGGAAGAGAACTTCTGGAAAAATTCGGTACCCGTTGTCAACTACTTCAAGCTGCGCGCGTCGTGGGGACAGTTGGGTAATGACCAGATCTATTTACCTGGTACGAACCCGCCAGTACTGGCTACGTATCAGTACCTGGCAACGTACGGCTTCAATACGTACATCATCAATGATGCCCAGCAGAAGACATTGTCCGAAAGCCGGATTCCAAACACGGGTATCACCTGGGAAGTGGCTAACAATGCCGACATCGGTCTGGAAGGTCAGCTGTTCAACGGTAAGATCAGCTTCGAGTTCGATTACTTCAACAACCTTCGTACCTCGATCCTGTACCCACGGAACGCATCGGTTCCCCGCACAACGGGTCTGATCCTGCCGCCCGAAAACATCGGCCGGGTTCGGAACAGCGGTTTCGACGGACAGATCGGCTACAACGGTCAATCGGGTGCGCTGCGCTACAGCGTGAACATAAACGGAGGATACGCGCAGAACAAGATCCTGTTCTGGGATGAAGCGCCGGGTGCACCGGCCTGGCAGCGTACAACGGGCAAACCCATTAATGCCTACATTGCCTACCAGTATGATGGTGTATTCAAGGACCAGGCCGACATCGATGCCAACAAGCTCGACTACTCGGCTATCGTGAAAACGATACGTCCCGGCGACATGAAGTACAAGGATTATAACGGCGATGGTAAAATTACGCCCGACGATCAGGTACGGAACAACCGCACGAACCTGCCCCTGTTCCAGGGTGGTATAAACATGACGGCGTCGTACAAGAACTTCGACCTGACAATTCTCTTCCAGGGATCGGCCGGCGCGCAGCAGTACATCAGCCTGGGTGAGTCGGGCAACATCGGTAACTACCTGGCCGAGTTCTACACCGACCGCTGGACGGTAGACAACCCAAGCAGCGTACACCCCCGTATTGCCAACCGGAGCGACCAGTATTTCTCGGGTGGTAACACCTACTGGCTGCGTTCGGCTGACTACCTGCGGTTGAAAAACTTCGAAATCGGCTACACGATTCCGGAAACATTCGGCAAAAAGATTGGTATCAGCAGCCTGCGCATCTACGCCAACGGTCTGAACCTGCTCAACGTCTTTAACAAACTGGGTTCGTTCGACCCCGAAGCGGATAACGCAACCGGTCAGTATTACCCACAGTCGCGCATCATAAACACTGGTTTATCGCTTCGCTTCTAA
- a CDS encoding DUF5723 family protein: MKKSLLLGVLLVSTTASFSQNLLGISTSQYGGTNRLYINPAFAADSKQELYLNVFTGNAHVNNNYVRYQAPYSLMRLLTGTVPDQYRRADGSVEFSAEYTKEMLDGKPKSGTLWGEVRGPAILMRTSPRSAIAVTSRFRAVGQVTGASESVLSAIRSGLGEGAPLGVPSVNNQINGNTNTYAELGFTYGGTLLEGDGRKLSLGVTAKVLLGYNAQHFINRGLDYQIVIDPNNPNSAILEVNRLNANLGYTTFLQNRNVGLRTLLSTASPGRGVGMDFGLSYVSQYDEDSPALQLGLAVTDIGGLTYRGDEFDYTGIGQDQNTVQFTSQDFNNLGGSVDIARLIQNKLTTGRAPDRNSFRAGLPTSLNLTADYRMPDGFGLNVTFLKDVRAVDATSIHQPTLFAVTPRYETRWVSLALPVAYLNRSLTAGLSARIGPAWLGSDNLLGLIGNSANGIRPRGLDIYGGVAFGFGGGRGDRE; the protein is encoded by the coding sequence ATGAAGAAATCACTGTTGCTGGGCGTACTCCTGGTATCGACCACAGCCAGTTTTTCCCAGAATTTACTGGGTATCTCCACCAGCCAGTACGGCGGTACAAACCGACTATACATCAACCCGGCTTTCGCGGCCGACTCCAAACAGGAACTCTACCTGAACGTGTTCACGGGCAACGCACACGTCAATAATAACTACGTTCGCTACCAGGCTCCCTATTCACTCATGCGCCTGCTGACGGGAACGGTGCCCGATCAATACCGACGCGCCGACGGATCAGTCGAGTTTTCGGCCGAGTATACTAAGGAAATGCTGGATGGTAAGCCCAAGAGCGGCACGTTGTGGGGCGAAGTGCGGGGTCCCGCCATTCTGATGCGCACGAGCCCCCGTAGTGCTATTGCCGTAACGTCACGGTTTCGGGCCGTTGGCCAGGTAACGGGCGCGTCGGAGTCAGTGCTGTCGGCCATACGGTCGGGATTGGGCGAGGGCGCACCACTGGGGGTACCGAGCGTGAACAATCAGATAAACGGGAATACAAACACCTATGCCGAACTGGGTTTCACCTACGGCGGTACCCTGCTCGAGGGCGACGGCCGTAAACTTAGTCTGGGGGTAACGGCTAAAGTCCTCCTGGGCTATAACGCACAGCATTTCATTAACCGCGGTCTTGATTACCAGATCGTCATTGATCCCAATAATCCGAACAGTGCCATTCTGGAAGTTAACCGGTTGAATGCAAACCTGGGTTATACGACCTTCCTGCAAAACCGCAACGTGGGCCTGCGTACGCTGTTGAGCACGGCCTCCCCCGGCCGTGGTGTCGGGATGGATTTCGGACTCAGCTACGTCAGCCAGTACGACGAAGACAGTCCCGCCCTCCAACTCGGGCTGGCCGTTACGGACATTGGCGGTTTGACCTACCGGGGCGATGAGTTCGATTACACCGGCATCGGGCAGGACCAGAATACGGTTCAGTTCACCAGCCAGGATTTCAACAACCTGGGCGGAAGCGTAGATATTGCCCGGCTCATCCAGAACAAACTCACAACGGGTCGTGCTCCTGACCGCAACAGTTTCCGGGCGGGTTTACCAACGTCGCTCAACCTGACGGCCGACTACCGGATGCCCGATGGCTTCGGGCTGAATGTAACCTTCCTGAAAGATGTCCGGGCCGTTGACGCTACGTCAATTCACCAGCCCACCCTGTTTGCGGTAACGCCCCGGTACGAAACCCGCTGGGTGAGTCTGGCGTTGCCTGTTGCTTACCTGAACCGGAGTCTGACCGCTGGCTTGTCGGCGCGGATTGGACCCGCCTGGCTGGGCAGCGATAACCTGCTGGGACTGATCGGAAACAGCGCCAACGGTATCCGTCCGCGTGGACTTGATATCTACGGCGGGGTGGCCTTCGGGTTTGGCGGTGGGCGGGGAGATCGCGAGTAA
- the recG gene encoding ATP-dependent DNA helicase RecG — protein MTERTTFFNTPLSYLKGLGPQRTELLNKELNLFTYGDLIQYYPFRYDDRTRYYTISELMDSMPSAQIRGRLRDWYMEGEGPKKRLVATFTDGTGSMSLVWFQGVTYIEKTLRREGEYIAYGKPQSFNGQFSIVHPELENMATASENEPGFFPVYNLTEKLRKRHLDSKAIGKAMRGLLEQSWPHIRETLPDSLVQQYRLVGKREAMWNIHLPQNQGWLKQAQRRLKFEELFYNQLRLIKNKLIQKEEFPGQVFRDTSLVKHFYSDCLPFELTGAQQKVLKEIYQDFLTGKQMNRLLQGDVGSGKTIVAFIACLMAIGNGAQACLMAPTEILADQHYNGLKPFADALGLNLGILTGSTNKKRRTVLHEELQSGKMHILVGTHALLEDVVQYKNLGLCIIDEQHRFGVAQRAKLWRKNEVVPPHILVMTATPIPRTLAMTLYGNLDVSVIDELPKGRKPIKTVHKYDKHRSEVFGFMRQQIELGRQVYVVYPLIEESEKLDYKDLMDGFEGMQRAFPRPKYEIGILHGKMLPYEKDDEMKRFLKNETQILVATTVIEVGVNVPNASVMVIESAERFGLSQLHQLRGRVGRGADQSYCVMMTGYKLSSDTRTRLETMVRTNNGFEIADVDLQLRGPGDITGTQQSGVMDLMIADLAKDGAILAAARESAQAILMEDPELLLPQHAPIRNHVDSLKQTENNWGRIS, from the coding sequence ATGACCGAACGAACAACCTTTTTTAATACACCGCTCAGCTACCTCAAAGGGCTGGGTCCGCAACGGACCGAACTACTCAACAAAGAGTTGAACCTGTTCACCTACGGGGACCTGATCCAGTACTACCCCTTCCGGTACGACGACCGGACACGCTACTATACCATTAGTGAACTCATGGACTCGATGCCGTCGGCGCAGATACGCGGTCGGCTGCGGGACTGGTACATGGAAGGGGAGGGCCCCAAAAAACGGCTGGTCGCTACCTTCACCGATGGGACCGGCTCGATGAGTCTGGTTTGGTTTCAGGGAGTCACTTACATTGAGAAAACGCTACGGCGCGAAGGTGAGTACATCGCTTATGGCAAACCTCAGTCCTTTAACGGCCAGTTTAGCATTGTGCATCCCGAACTGGAAAACATGGCTACGGCCTCGGAAAACGAGCCGGGTTTCTTTCCCGTTTACAACCTGACCGAAAAACTTCGGAAACGCCACCTCGACAGTAAGGCCATCGGTAAGGCCATGCGGGGGTTGCTGGAACAGTCGTGGCCCCACATCCGCGAAACCTTGCCCGATTCGCTGGTGCAGCAGTACCGGCTCGTGGGCAAGCGCGAGGCTATGTGGAACATTCATCTGCCGCAAAATCAGGGCTGGCTCAAGCAGGCGCAGCGACGGCTGAAGTTTGAAGAGTTGTTTTACAACCAACTTCGGCTGATCAAGAACAAACTCATCCAGAAGGAAGAGTTTCCTGGTCAGGTGTTCCGGGATACGTCGCTGGTCAAGCATTTTTACAGCGACTGCCTGCCGTTTGAACTAACGGGCGCTCAGCAGAAAGTACTGAAAGAAATTTACCAGGATTTCCTGACGGGTAAGCAGATGAACCGGCTGCTGCAGGGTGACGTGGGTAGTGGCAAGACCATCGTAGCGTTCATTGCCTGCCTGATGGCAATTGGCAACGGCGCCCAGGCCTGCCTGATGGCGCCCACCGAAATTCTGGCCGACCAGCACTACAACGGCCTCAAACCATTTGCCGATGCCCTCGGTCTGAACCTCGGTATCCTCACCGGATCGACCAATAAGAAGCGCCGGACCGTGTTGCACGAAGAGCTACAGTCGGGTAAGATGCATATTCTGGTGGGTACCCACGCACTGCTTGAAGATGTAGTGCAGTATAAAAACCTGGGCCTCTGTATCATCGACGAACAGCACCGTTTCGGCGTAGCCCAGCGGGCCAAGCTCTGGCGTAAAAATGAGGTGGTGCCCCCGCATATCCTAGTTATGACGGCTACGCCTATTCCCCGCACGCTCGCCATGACACTCTACGGCAACCTGGACGTATCCGTCATCGACGAACTGCCAAAAGGGCGTAAACCCATTAAAACCGTTCACAAATACGACAAGCACCGCTCGGAAGTGTTTGGCTTCATGCGCCAGCAGATCGAGCTGGGGCGGCAGGTGTACGTGGTCTATCCGCTGATCGAGGAGTCGGAGAAGCTGGATTATAAAGACCTGATGGATGGTTTTGAGGGTATGCAACGGGCGTTCCCGCGACCCAAATATGAAATCGGCATTCTGCACGGCAAGATGCTGCCCTACGAAAAGGACGACGAGATGAAGCGGTTTCTGAAAAACGAGACCCAGATTCTGGTGGCTACCACCGTCATTGAGGTGGGTGTAAACGTACCCAACGCCAGCGTAATGGTTATTGAAAGTGCCGAACGGTTTGGGCTCTCGCAGCTGCACCAGCTGCGGGGACGCGTGGGTCGGGGTGCCGACCAATCCTACTGCGTGATGATGACCGGCTACAAGCTTAGTTCTGACACCCGTACCCGACTCGAAACGATGGTACGTACCAATAACGGCTTCGAAATTGCCGACGTTGACTTGCAACTGCGCGGCCCCGGCGACATTACCGGTACGCAGCAGAGTGGGGTGATGGACCTGATGATCGCCGATCTGGCCAAAGACGGCGCTATCCTGGCTGCAGCCCGCGAGTCGGCGCAGGCTATCCTGATGGAAGATCCCGAATTGCTCTTGCCGCAGCATGCGCCCATCCGGAACCACGTCGACAGCCTGAAACAAACTGAAAATAACTGGGGCCGAATCAGCTAG